From a region of the Geothrix sp. 21YS21S-2 genome:
- the ilvB gene encoding biosynthetic-type acetolactate synthase large subunit: MERPPQPPTSASASAKVELSGAKIIWECLEREGVDVVFGYPGGTILPTYDAMVDANVRHVLARHEQGATHMADGYSRASGRTGVVIATSGPGATNLVTGLATAMMDSVPLVAITGQVSGPLLGTDAFQEVDVTGVTIPITKHNYLVRDPRDIAPALREAFALARSGRPGPVLVDITKDAQTRTALFDWEAAAPRRHLRHVPPPVPEELLARAVAMIQSSRRPLILAGHGITLSGANRALVEFAERAGIPVAATLLGLDAFPPGHPLFLGFMGMHGSPWTNLAIQEADLLIALGMRFDDRVTGDPATFAPHARKIHVEIDATEVGKNIPVDLALLGDLKAVLDRLVPRTPVLETGPWLETLDGMKALFDSPQWPRVRKGEGMSPVDVLRELQTQAPGSVMVSDVGQHQMWEAQVMRHQRPRTLITSGGLGTMGFALPAAIGAKIACPDAEVWVVAGDGGIQMNSQELMTLTQEGLKIDIAVLNNFNLGMVRQWQTHFYQDRRSASTLTISPDFPMLARAYGLRGALARTPEEAAEAIREARASATSTLIEFQVDPEASVYPLIPPGARIQDMIHEPPS, translated from the coding sequence ATGGAACGCCCTCCCCAGCCCCCCACCTCCGCCTCCGCCTCCGCCAAGGTGGAGCTCTCCGGCGCGAAGATCATCTGGGAGTGCCTTGAACGGGAAGGCGTGGACGTGGTCTTCGGCTACCCGGGGGGCACCATCCTCCCCACCTACGACGCCATGGTGGACGCCAACGTCCGCCACGTCCTGGCCCGCCACGAGCAGGGCGCGACCCACATGGCCGACGGCTACTCCCGGGCTTCGGGCCGCACCGGCGTGGTCATCGCCACGTCCGGCCCGGGCGCCACGAACCTCGTGACGGGGCTGGCCACGGCCATGATGGACTCGGTCCCCCTGGTGGCCATCACGGGCCAGGTGTCCGGGCCCCTGCTGGGCACGGACGCCTTCCAGGAGGTGGACGTCACCGGCGTGACCATCCCCATCACCAAGCACAACTACCTGGTGCGCGACCCCCGGGACATCGCCCCGGCCCTGCGCGAGGCCTTCGCCCTGGCCCGGTCGGGCCGGCCCGGCCCCGTCCTGGTGGACATCACCAAGGACGCCCAGACCCGCACCGCCCTGTTCGACTGGGAGGCCGCGGCGCCCCGCCGCCACCTGCGCCACGTGCCCCCGCCCGTGCCCGAGGAGCTGCTGGCCAGGGCCGTGGCCATGATCCAGAGCAGCCGGAGGCCGCTGATCCTGGCCGGCCACGGCATCACCCTCAGCGGCGCCAACCGCGCCCTCGTGGAGTTCGCGGAGAGGGCCGGGATCCCCGTGGCCGCCACCCTCCTGGGCCTGGACGCGTTCCCCCCGGGGCACCCGCTGTTCCTGGGCTTCATGGGCATGCACGGCTCCCCCTGGACCAACCTCGCCATCCAGGAGGCGGACCTGCTCATCGCCCTGGGCATGCGCTTCGACGACCGGGTCACCGGGGACCCCGCCACCTTCGCGCCCCACGCCCGCAAGATCCACGTGGAGATCGACGCCACCGAGGTGGGCAAGAACATCCCCGTGGACCTGGCCCTGCTGGGCGACCTCAAGGCCGTCCTGGACCGCCTCGTGCCGCGGACCCCCGTCCTGGAGACCGGCCCCTGGCTGGAGACCCTGGACGGCATGAAGGCCCTGTTCGATTCCCCCCAGTGGCCCCGGGTGCGCAAGGGCGAGGGCATGAGCCCCGTGGACGTGCTCCGGGAGCTGCAGACCCAGGCGCCGGGCTCCGTGATGGTCTCGGACGTGGGCCAGCACCAGATGTGGGAGGCCCAGGTCATGCGCCACCAGCGGCCCCGCACGCTGATCACCTCGGGCGGGCTGGGCACCATGGGCTTCGCCCTCCCCGCGGCCATCGGCGCCAAGATCGCCTGCCCCGACGCGGAAGTCTGGGTGGTGGCCGGCGACGGCGGCATCCAGATGAACTCCCAGGAGCTCATGACCCTCACCCAGGAGGGCCTGAAGATCGACATCGCGGTGCTCAACAACTTCAACCTGGGCATGGTGCGGCAGTGGCAGACGCACTTCTACCAGGACCGCCGCTCGGCCTCGACCCTCACGATCAGCCCCGACTTCCCCATGCTGGCGCGGGCCTACGGCCTGCGCGGCGCCCTGGCGCGCACCCCGGAGGAGGCCGCCGAGGCCATCCGGGAGGCCCGGGCGAGCGCCACCTCCACGCTCATCGAGTTCCAGGTGGACCCGGAGGCCAGCGTCTACCCCCTCATCCCCCCTGGCGCGCGCATCCAGGACATGATCCACGAACCCCCGAGCTAG
- the ilvN gene encoding acetolactate synthase small subunit, protein MLRIFIAITDNEPGVLDRLASTFRRRGFNIHSLTVSPTLDPAVSRFTLVTDLDDKAARAAKNFLERLVNIHSVVDVTGATPLLRDTVLLRVAATGATQAGLFQIANLFQAEILDVGADSMVMASSGSPERIEAFMTSLRPYGLLEMGRTGAVAMQRCAVQAATSLETAVSF, encoded by the coding sequence ATGCTGAGGATCTTCATCGCCATCACCGACAACGAGCCCGGGGTCCTGGACCGCCTGGCCTCCACCTTCCGGCGCCGCGGCTTCAACATCCACAGCCTCACCGTCAGCCCCACCCTGGACCCGGCCGTGAGCCGGTTCACCCTCGTCACCGACCTGGACGACAAGGCCGCCCGGGCCGCCAAGAACTTCCTGGAGCGCCTGGTGAACATCCACAGCGTCGTGGACGTCACCGGCGCCACGCCCCTGCTGCGCGACACCGTCCTCCTGCGGGTCGCGGCCACCGGGGCCACCCAGGCCGGGCTCTTCCAGATCGCCAACCTCTTCCAGGCCGAGATCCTCGACGTGGGCGCCGACAGCATGGTCATGGCCAGCTCCGGCAGCCCCGAGCGCATCGAAGCCTTCATGACCTCCCTGCGCCCCTACGGCCTGCTGGAAATGGGCCGCACCGGCGCCGTGGCCATGCAGCGGTGCGCGGTGCAGGCCGCCACCTCCCTCGAGACCGCCGTCTCCTTCTGA
- a CDS encoding carbohydrate binding family 9 domain-containing protein has protein sequence MRSLVPSLLFLVVLALPGLAAAPELRPVRLDHGPVLTGDLSDPAWAGARLPTGAFGTYNPMRGNPMPQETEVYLAYDAEALYVGFRCHDTEPDRIKASLSKRDDLWNDDWVGFSLDTFGTGHNALHFFVNPLGIQADALDSVNGGEDPAPDWVWESRAKRQPDGYTVEVRLPLKSIRYQSGRDVRMGVLFWRRISRLGMSGSWPAMAPGQWVYQTHAALRFPSLDAPLRLEVLPSFTHSRSEQQTRPGQWTRTDTTNLGIGVKAGLTSSVTADLTWKPDFSQVESDAFQSEVNLRYPVFYAEKRPFFMESMGIFSLAGAGNNDANMQVPVHTRRIADPLWGAKVTGDTGPVSFGVLAAGDRAPGAAWDGEVNPDLGRRAVFSIGRALYGFGRGSYVGGIYSGREFAGTYNRVGGMDFSWQVAGRHTFAGNLLQTWSTAPGTRVPAQGEGHLLSYNYSTRPLDFSVTSEHYGADFRMDTAFYNRVGIDQETAYLGPNFHPKWAWAPWIIKVNPFLYTIITRDNATGLTDQLYLAALRLNTTRSGSLRLDVQRWREGWMGRYFHKTVYRIQGSAQATSWLNLGGSLRAADDIWYASPTPYQGHVATASLDTVLQPTDELRLTVNLYRTRMTDPDTGAQVFDVRTTNTQLTYQFNRFFFLRAIARTDTFRRRMLTDYLASFTLVPGTVLFLGYGEVRDKAEWREERWQPGGARYETMNRGLFFKLSYLWQS, from the coding sequence TTGCGAAGCCTTGTCCCCAGCCTTCTGTTCCTGGTGGTCCTCGCCCTGCCCGGCCTTGCGGCCGCCCCAGAGCTGCGTCCGGTGCGCCTGGACCACGGCCCCGTCCTCACCGGCGATCTGAGCGACCCCGCCTGGGCGGGGGCCAGGCTCCCCACGGGGGCCTTCGGCACCTACAACCCCATGCGCGGCAACCCCATGCCCCAGGAGACGGAGGTCTACCTCGCGTACGACGCCGAGGCGCTGTATGTCGGATTCAGGTGTCATGACACGGAACCGGACCGCATCAAGGCCAGCCTGAGCAAGCGGGACGACCTGTGGAACGACGACTGGGTGGGCTTCTCCCTGGACACCTTCGGCACGGGCCACAACGCCCTCCATTTCTTCGTGAACCCCCTGGGCATCCAGGCCGACGCCCTGGATTCCGTGAACGGGGGCGAGGACCCGGCCCCGGACTGGGTGTGGGAGTCCAGGGCGAAGCGGCAACCCGACGGCTACACCGTGGAGGTCCGCCTGCCGCTCAAGAGCATCCGCTACCAGAGCGGCAGGGACGTGCGCATGGGCGTGCTCTTCTGGCGGCGCATCAGCCGTTTGGGCATGAGCGGGTCCTGGCCGGCCATGGCCCCGGGGCAGTGGGTGTACCAGACCCACGCCGCCCTGCGCTTCCCCTCCCTGGACGCGCCGCTGCGCCTGGAGGTCCTGCCCTCGTTCACCCACAGCCGCTCGGAACAGCAGACCCGGCCCGGCCAGTGGACCCGCACGGACACCACCAACCTGGGCATCGGGGTGAAGGCGGGCCTCACCTCGTCCGTGACGGCCGACCTCACCTGGAAGCCCGACTTCAGCCAGGTGGAATCCGACGCCTTCCAGTCCGAGGTGAACCTGCGCTACCCCGTCTTCTACGCGGAGAAGCGGCCCTTCTTCATGGAATCCATGGGGATCTTCAGCCTGGCCGGCGCGGGCAACAACGACGCCAACATGCAGGTGCCCGTGCACACCCGGCGCATCGCGGACCCCCTGTGGGGCGCCAAGGTCACCGGCGACACGGGTCCGGTATCGTTCGGCGTGCTGGCCGCGGGGGACCGCGCCCCGGGGGCGGCCTGGGACGGCGAGGTGAACCCGGACCTGGGACGCCGAGCCGTGTTCTCCATCGGACGCGCCCTCTACGGCTTCGGACGCGGCTCCTACGTGGGAGGCATCTACAGCGGCCGGGAGTTCGCCGGCACCTACAACCGGGTCGGCGGCATGGACTTCTCCTGGCAGGTGGCGGGCCGCCACACCTTCGCGGGCAACCTGCTCCAGACCTGGTCCACGGCGCCCGGCACCCGGGTCCCGGCACAGGGGGAGGGGCACCTCCTCTCCTACAACTACAGCACCCGGCCCCTGGACTTCTCGGTGACCTCGGAGCACTACGGGGCCGACTTCCGCATGGACACCGCCTTCTACAACCGGGTGGGCATCGACCAGGAGACCGCGTACCTGGGCCCCAACTTCCACCCGAAGTGGGCCTGGGCCCCCTGGATCATCAAGGTCAATCCCTTCCTCTACACGATCATCACCCGGGACAACGCCACGGGCCTCACCGACCAGCTCTACCTGGCGGCGCTGCGGCTTAACACGACCCGGTCCGGCAGCCTCCGCCTGGATGTGCAGCGGTGGCGGGAAGGCTGGATGGGCCGCTACTTCCACAAGACCGTCTACCGGATCCAGGGCTCCGCCCAGGCCACCTCCTGGCTCAACCTGGGCGGCAGCCTCCGCGCCGCCGACGACATCTGGTACGCCTCGCCCACGCCCTACCAGGGCCACGTGGCCACCGCCAGCCTCGACACCGTCCTGCAGCCCACCGACGAGCTGCGGCTGACCGTGAACCTCTACCGCACCCGGATGACGGACCCGGACACCGGCGCGCAGGTCTTCGACGTGCGCACCACCAACACCCAGCTCACCTACCAGTTCAACAGGTTCTTCTTCCTGCGCGCCATCGCCCGCACCGACACCTTCCGGCGCCGCATGCTCACCGACTACCTGGCCTCCTTCACCCTGGTGCCGGGGACCGTGCTCTTCCTGGGGTACGGGGAGGTGCGGGACAAGGCCGAGTGGCGGGAGGAGCGCTGGCAGCCGGGAGGGGCGCGCTACGAGACCATGAACCGCGGCCTCTTCTTCAAGCTCAGCTACCTCTGGCAGAGCTGA
- a CDS encoding efflux RND transporter permease subunit, whose product MNFTDLFIRKPVVATVVSALILVLGLRSIFNLPVNQYPKTEHAVVTVNTSYYGADSGTVGGFITQPLESSIAQAQGIDYLSSTSVNGLSTIVATLRLNYSANKALTEITTQVNAVKNQLPPAAQQPVITVQMSDNTDAMYMGFYSEVLPTNNITDYLSRVVKPRLDSIPGVQTAEILGARNFALRAWLDPVRMAAHGVTATDVSKAIQNNNVLSALGSTKGQMVTVDLLAATDLHTVEEFRKLSVRQAGGAIVRLEDVATVSLGADDYSFNVSFDGRQSVFIGIKVAPEANILEVAKRVRNAFPEIQSQLPTGLTGQIVYDGTHFINTSIEEVIKTLVEALLIVTVVIFLFLGTLRAVAVPVIAMPLSLVGTFAVMLALGYTINLLTLLALVLGIGLVVDDAIIVVENADRHMREGKSPLEAAILAARELGGPILAMTVVLVAVYVPIGFQGGLTGSLFTEFAFTLAGAVAVSAVVALTLSPMMCAKFFKAEQDSNRFVRFIDGQFEWFHGHYLRLLRSVLATSAVPAVMGLLILVATGFLFATSKSELAPQEDQGFILASITGPPNSTVQQMQTYADQVYGIAKSYPEYQAMFQFTNAGSAFAGLILKPWDQRTRSGETVQQAFQGDTSGIAGAQVATFQPPSLPGASGLPVQFVIKTTEPFERLDEVSRAVLDKARASGMFYFVDTDLKIDKPQSTLVVDRDMVATLGLTQQDVGGALTDALGGNYVNYFAIGGRSYRVIPQVLQVDRLNSDQVLDFHLRNGDGTLFPAGTVATLKDSVAPQAIRRFQQLNSATISGVYGPNFSQEQVLDFFRKALRDSAPPGYQADYSGVSRQYMQEAGGFVITLGFAVIIVFLALAAQFNSLRDPLIILVSVPMALFGALIFINLGLASLNIYTQVGLVTLMGLISKHGILIVQFANELQAAGRTRLEAIAEASAIRLRPILMTTAAMVLGVFPLVIAGGAGAAGRRAMGLVIFTGLSIGTVFTLFVVPAFYNLFASQRRSGD is encoded by the coding sequence ATGAACTTCACCGATCTCTTCATCCGCAAGCCCGTCGTGGCCACGGTGGTGAGCGCGCTCATCCTCGTGCTGGGGCTGCGCTCCATCTTCAACCTGCCCGTCAACCAGTACCCCAAGACCGAGCACGCCGTGGTGACGGTGAACACCTCCTACTACGGCGCCGACTCCGGCACGGTGGGCGGCTTCATCACCCAGCCCCTGGAGTCCAGCATCGCCCAGGCCCAGGGCATCGACTACCTCTCCTCCACCAGCGTCAACGGCCTCTCCACCATCGTCGCCACGCTGCGCCTGAACTACAGCGCCAACAAGGCCCTCACCGAGATCACCACCCAGGTGAACGCCGTGAAGAACCAGCTGCCCCCCGCCGCGCAGCAGCCGGTGATCACGGTGCAGATGAGCGACAACACCGACGCCATGTACATGGGCTTCTACAGCGAGGTCCTGCCCACCAACAACATCACCGACTACCTCTCCCGGGTGGTCAAGCCCCGGCTCGACTCCATCCCCGGCGTGCAGACCGCCGAGATCCTGGGCGCCCGCAACTTCGCCCTGCGGGCCTGGCTGGACCCGGTGCGCATGGCCGCCCACGGCGTGACCGCCACGGACGTGAGCAAGGCCATCCAGAACAACAACGTCCTCTCGGCCCTGGGCAGCACCAAGGGTCAGATGGTCACCGTGGACCTGCTGGCGGCCACGGACCTCCACACCGTGGAGGAGTTCCGCAAGCTCTCGGTGCGCCAGGCCGGGGGCGCCATCGTGCGCCTGGAGGACGTGGCCACCGTCAGCCTCGGGGCCGACGACTACTCCTTCAACGTCTCCTTCGACGGGCGCCAGTCGGTCTTCATCGGCATCAAGGTGGCCCCCGAGGCCAACATCCTGGAGGTGGCCAAGCGGGTGCGCAACGCCTTCCCCGAGATCCAGTCCCAGCTGCCCACCGGGCTCACCGGGCAGATCGTCTACGACGGCACCCACTTCATCAACACCTCGATCGAGGAGGTCATCAAGACCCTGGTGGAGGCCCTGCTCATCGTCACGGTGGTCATCTTCCTCTTCCTGGGCACCCTGCGGGCCGTGGCCGTGCCGGTCATCGCCATGCCGCTGTCCCTGGTGGGCACCTTCGCGGTCATGCTGGCCCTGGGCTACACCATCAACCTCCTGACCCTCCTGGCCCTGGTGCTGGGCATCGGCCTGGTGGTGGACGACGCCATCATCGTGGTGGAGAACGCCGACCGCCACATGCGGGAGGGCAAGAGCCCCCTGGAGGCCGCCATCCTCGCCGCGCGGGAGCTGGGCGGGCCCATCCTGGCCATGACCGTGGTGCTGGTGGCGGTGTACGTGCCCATCGGCTTCCAGGGGGGCCTCACGGGGAGCCTGTTCACCGAGTTCGCCTTCACCCTGGCCGGGGCCGTGGCCGTCTCGGCCGTGGTGGCCCTGACGCTTTCGCCCATGATGTGCGCGAAGTTCTTCAAGGCCGAACAGGACTCCAACCGGTTCGTGAGATTCATCGACGGCCAGTTCGAGTGGTTCCACGGGCACTACCTGCGCCTCCTGAGGAGCGTCCTGGCCACCTCGGCGGTGCCGGCGGTCATGGGCCTGCTGATCCTCGTCGCCACGGGCTTCCTCTTCGCCACCTCCAAGTCCGAGCTGGCGCCCCAGGAGGACCAGGGCTTCATCCTGGCCTCCATCACCGGCCCCCCCAACTCCACCGTGCAGCAGATGCAGACCTACGCCGACCAGGTGTACGGCATCGCCAAGTCCTACCCCGAATACCAGGCCATGTTCCAGTTCACCAACGCCGGCAGCGCCTTCGCGGGCCTGATCCTGAAGCCCTGGGACCAGCGGACCCGGTCCGGGGAGACGGTGCAGCAGGCCTTCCAGGGGGACACCTCGGGCATCGCCGGGGCCCAGGTGGCCACCTTCCAGCCGCCCTCCCTGCCCGGGGCCTCGGGCCTGCCGGTGCAGTTCGTCATCAAGACCACCGAGCCCTTCGAGCGCCTGGACGAGGTCTCCAGGGCCGTCCTGGACAAGGCCCGCGCCAGCGGGATGTTCTACTTCGTGGACACCGACCTGAAGATCGACAAGCCCCAGAGCACCCTCGTGGTGGACCGGGACATGGTGGCGACCCTGGGCCTGACCCAGCAGGACGTGGGCGGGGCCCTCACCGACGCCCTGGGCGGAAACTACGTCAACTATTTCGCCATCGGCGGCCGGTCCTACCGCGTCATCCCCCAGGTGCTGCAGGTGGACCGCCTCAACTCCGATCAGGTGTTGGACTTCCACCTGCGCAACGGGGACGGGACCCTCTTCCCCGCGGGCACCGTGGCCACCCTGAAGGACTCCGTGGCGCCCCAGGCGATCCGGCGCTTCCAGCAGCTGAATTCCGCCACGATCTCGGGCGTCTACGGCCCGAACTTCTCCCAGGAGCAGGTGCTGGACTTCTTCCGCAAGGCGCTGCGCGACAGCGCCCCCCCGGGCTACCAGGCCGACTACTCCGGCGTCTCCAGGCAGTACATGCAGGAGGCCGGGGGCTTCGTCATCACCCTGGGCTTCGCGGTCATCATCGTCTTCCTGGCCCTGGCCGCGCAGTTCAACAGCCTGCGGGACCCGCTGATCATCCTGGTCTCCGTGCCCATGGCGCTCTTCGGGGCCCTGATCTTCATCAACCTGGGCCTGGCCTCCCTCAACATCTACACCCAGGTGGGCCTGGTGACCCTCATGGGCCTGATCAGCAAGCACGGCATCCTCATCGTGCAGTTCGCCAACGAGCTGCAGGCCGCGGGGCGAACCCGCCTGGAGGCCATCGCCGAGGCCTCCGCCATCCGGCTCCGCCCCATCCTCATGACCACCGCGGCCATGGTGCTCGGCGTGTTCCCCTTGGTGATCGCCGGGGGCGCCGGGGCCGCCGGGAGGCGGGCCATGGGCCTGGTGATCTTCACGGGGCTTTCCATCGGGACGGTCTTCACCCTCTTCGTGGTGCCGGCCTTCTACAACCTCTTCGCCTCCCAGCGGCGTTCTGGAGACTAG
- the ilvC gene encoding ketol-acid reductoisomerase: MAKLYYDDDADLGLIRGKRIAVLGYGSQGHAHAQNLRDSGALVRIGLPAGSKSRAKAQQDGFEVPEPAEACAWAEVIMVLTPDTGQAALYDSAIKPALTAGKTLMFAHGFNIRYGLIVPPEGVDVSMIAPKGPGHRVREVFVEGGGVPALVAVHQDASGTAKAFALAYAKALGATRAGVLDTTFTEETETDLFGEKAVLCGGVSALVKAGFKTLVDAGYQPEIAYFECFHELKLIVDLMYRGGLTYMRHSISDTAEYGDYTGGPRIINDESREEMKKILKEIQDGSYAEGWIKENRTGRNWFEAQRASEKQEPIEKVGRDLRKAMPFLDPVDMLAPSEAKV; encoded by the coding sequence ATGGCCAAGCTCTACTACGACGACGACGCCGATCTCGGCCTCATCCGGGGGAAGCGGATCGCTGTCCTCGGCTACGGATCCCAGGGCCACGCCCACGCCCAGAACCTCCGCGACAGCGGCGCCCTGGTGCGCATCGGCCTGCCCGCGGGGTCCAAAAGCCGCGCCAAGGCCCAGCAGGACGGCTTCGAGGTGCCCGAGCCCGCCGAGGCCTGCGCCTGGGCCGAGGTCATCATGGTGCTCACCCCCGACACCGGCCAGGCCGCGCTCTACGATTCGGCCATCAAGCCCGCCCTGACCGCCGGCAAGACGCTCATGTTCGCCCACGGCTTCAACATCCGCTACGGCCTCATCGTGCCTCCGGAAGGCGTGGACGTGAGCATGATCGCCCCCAAGGGCCCCGGGCACCGCGTGCGCGAGGTGTTCGTGGAGGGGGGCGGCGTTCCGGCCCTGGTGGCCGTGCACCAGGACGCCTCGGGCACGGCCAAGGCCTTCGCCCTGGCCTACGCCAAGGCCCTGGGCGCCACCCGCGCCGGGGTGCTGGACACCACCTTCACCGAGGAGACCGAGACGGACCTCTTCGGGGAGAAGGCCGTGCTCTGCGGCGGGGTGTCGGCCCTGGTGAAGGCCGGCTTCAAGACCCTGGTGGACGCGGGCTACCAGCCCGAGATCGCCTACTTCGAATGCTTCCACGAGCTCAAGCTCATCGTGGACCTTATGTACCGGGGGGGCCTCACCTACATGCGCCACTCCATCAGCGACACCGCGGAATACGGCGACTACACCGGCGGCCCCCGGATCATCAACGACGAATCCCGCGAGGAGATGAAGAAGATCCTCAAGGAGATCCAGGACGGCTCCTACGCCGAGGGCTGGATCAAGGAGAACCGCACCGGCCGGAACTGGTTCGAGGCCCAGCGGGCCTCGGAAAAGCAGGAGCCCATCGAGAAGGTGGGCCGCGACCTCCGCAAGGCCATGCCCTTCCTCGATCCGGTGGATATGCTCGCTCCCTCGGAGGCAAAGGTATAA
- a CDS encoding efflux RND transporter periplasmic adaptor subunit produces the protein MATDTTMDAPPSTRRRMVIMLLALGLLLGLLAGFNLFRNVMIGRSLQGGHEPPQSVTTGEARLERWQPALSAVGTVRAIRGADLAFEVPGVVVKVEAAAGATAREGQLLVSLNDEAEQAQYRALQAAADLARVTFRRAKEQMQSRIISQADYDSIEADLKAKDASAQALKAAAAKKRLAAPFAGRVGIIATSPGAYVTPGTAVVTLQQLDQVFVDFALPQREMGRVKPGQKVALALDAYPGRTFAGRVTTVNPKVDGGTRNVQVEATFANPGQALVPGMFATVTLEEGAPASYLTLPQTAVTYNPYGSIVFLAVQGQGGLHAQQAFVTTGPTRGDQVAILKGLEPGAQVVTSGGMKLRNGTPIKVDNRVTPANDPSPAPQEK, from the coding sequence ATGGCTACCGATACCACGATGGATGCCCCCCCCAGCACCCGCAGGAGGATGGTGATCATGCTCCTGGCCCTGGGACTCCTGCTCGGGCTCCTGGCGGGCTTCAACCTGTTCAGGAACGTCATGATCGGACGCAGCCTGCAGGGCGGCCACGAGCCCCCGCAGAGCGTGACCACCGGCGAGGCCCGCCTGGAAAGGTGGCAGCCGGCCCTCAGCGCGGTGGGGACGGTGCGGGCCATCCGCGGCGCCGACCTCGCCTTCGAGGTGCCCGGGGTCGTGGTGAAGGTGGAGGCCGCCGCGGGCGCCACCGCCCGCGAGGGGCAGCTGCTGGTCTCGCTCAACGACGAGGCCGAGCAGGCCCAGTACCGCGCCCTCCAGGCCGCGGCCGACCTGGCCAGGGTCACCTTCCGGCGCGCCAAGGAGCAGATGCAGTCCCGCATCATCAGCCAGGCCGACTACGATTCCATCGAGGCCGACCTCAAGGCCAAGGACGCCTCCGCCCAGGCCCTGAAGGCCGCCGCCGCCAAGAAGCGGCTCGCCGCGCCCTTCGCGGGGCGCGTGGGCATCATCGCCACCAGCCCCGGCGCCTACGTGACGCCGGGCACCGCCGTGGTGACCCTGCAGCAGCTGGACCAGGTCTTCGTGGACTTCGCCCTGCCCCAGCGGGAGATGGGCCGCGTCAAGCCCGGCCAGAAGGTGGCCCTGGCCCTGGACGCCTACCCGGGCCGCACCTTCGCCGGGCGCGTGACCACCGTGAACCCCAAGGTGGACGGCGGCACCCGCAACGTCCAGGTGGAGGCCACCTTCGCCAACCCGGGCCAGGCCCTGGTGCCGGGGATGTTCGCCACCGTCACCCTGGAGGAAGGCGCCCCGGCCTCCTACCTGACCCTCCCCCAGACCGCGGTGACCTACAACCCCTACGGCTCGATCGTCTTCCTCGCCGTGCAGGGCCAGGGCGGGCTCCACGCCCAGCAGGCCTTCGTGACCACCGGCCCCACCCGCGGCGACCAGGTGGCCATCCTGAAGGGGCTGGAACCGGGGGCCCAGGTGGTGACCAGCGGCGGCATGAAGCTGCGCAACGGCACCCCGATCAAGGTGGACAACCGCGTCACGCCCGCCAACGATCCCAGCCCGGCCCCCCAGGAAAAGTGA
- a CDS encoding LysR family transcriptional regulator, translated as MDFPELEVLISLAQEGSFSRAAEKLNRSQPAVSQALRRLEDELDTPLLDRSSRKVTLTASGSALLDYALRMAQLRQDAFHTLENLRHFKRGVLRLAANESVSGYVLPPLVRAFRRAYQSIKIEVAHCPSSGIPALLMDQDVDFGFLSYAPVHKDLTTRLLFRDELALVLFPGHPLASHKVVDLEQLGRESFIAHHAQTPTRTHLLDFFARERVPLRIVMELSNLETIKDFVKAGEGIALIPRMCVKQELESGELVSPPVKGMAIGRDVRIVYRTSRSHSIAGKAFLEMVGREFPGPQA; from the coding sequence ATGGACTTTCCGGAACTGGAAGTGCTGATCAGCCTGGCGCAGGAAGGGAGTTTCTCCCGGGCGGCGGAGAAGCTGAACCGTTCCCAGCCGGCGGTCAGTCAGGCCCTGCGCCGTCTTGAGGACGAGCTCGACACCCCCCTCCTGGACCGGTCGAGCCGGAAGGTGACCCTCACGGCCTCGGGTTCGGCGCTGCTGGACTATGCCCTGCGCATGGCCCAGCTGCGCCAGGACGCCTTCCACACCCTGGAGAACCTGCGCCACTTCAAGCGCGGAGTGCTGCGCCTGGCGGCCAACGAGAGCGTCAGCGGCTATGTGCTGCCCCCCCTGGTGCGGGCCTTCCGGAGGGCCTACCAGTCCATCAAGATCGAGGTGGCCCACTGCCCCTCCTCCGGGATCCCCGCCCTGCTCATGGACCAGGACGTGGACTTCGGGTTCCTGTCCTACGCCCCGGTGCACAAGGACCTCACCACCCGGCTCCTCTTCCGGGACGAGCTGGCCCTGGTGCTGTTCCCCGGGCACCCCTTGGCCTCCCACAAGGTGGTCGACCTGGAGCAGCTGGGCCGGGAAAGCTTCATCGCCCACCACGCCCAGACCCCCACCCGCACCCACCTGCTGGACTTCTTCGCCCGGGAGCGGGTGCCCCTGCGCATCGTCATGGAGCTCTCCAACCTGGAGACCATCAAGGACTTCGTCAAGGCCGGGGAGGGCATCGCCCTCATCCCCCGCATGTGCGTCAAGCAGGAGCTGGAATCCGGCGAGCTGGTCTCCCCCCCGGTGAAGGGGATGGCCATCGGACGCGACGTTCGCATCGTGTACCGCACCTCCAGGTCGCACTCCATCGCGGGCAAGGCCTTCCTGGAGATGGTGGGCAGGGAGTTCCCCGGGCCGCAGGCGTAA